One window of the Gottschalkia purinilytica genome contains the following:
- a CDS encoding agmatine deiminase family protein, which yields MKSNSFRTVGEFEKQESILMSWPNYETSCESYNMEDVSVEIVKNLIGNVDLIISSFDEDVTNRAKRKLKENGINIENILFVEYPSVFFYPRDFGAEVLINDKGERALVDFDFASYGFLPKEDPVSRVVEGFDRMHGELVNVDTTIFTRLISEGGDREFNGNGVMMTIEDTEVNKRNKGMTKEQVEEEFKRIFNLEKVIWIPYATYDDENMFDGPIIGPDGTVSAYRSASANGHIDEMCRFVSEDTILLAEITEEEAKENKLHALNKERLDKAYEVLKNATDINGKPFKIIRMPFPETIYLELKPGDKMYEEWQIFREDMNGKFLDGSEFPTGNITVIPALSYCNFLITNNIVIAQKYYREGMSPKIKEKDEKALNILKSIFKDRTVVAIDTTALNVYGGGVHCNTRNVPSRDLDKI from the coding sequence ATGAAGTCAAATAGTTTTAGGACAGTAGGAGAGTTTGAAAAGCAAGAATCAATTCTTATGTCATGGCCTAACTATGAAACATCATGTGAAAGCTATAACATGGAAGATGTTAGTGTAGAGATAGTAAAGAATCTGATAGGAAATGTAGATTTAATTATAAGTAGTTTTGATGAAGATGTAACAAATAGAGCAAAAAGAAAGTTAAAAGAAAATGGAATTAATATTGAAAATATACTATTTGTAGAATATCCAAGTGTATTTTTCTATCCTCGTGATTTTGGCGCTGAAGTTCTTATAAATGATAAAGGTGAAAGGGCTTTAGTAGACTTTGACTTTGCTTCATATGGTTTTTTACCAAAAGAAGATCCAGTATCAAGAGTGGTAGAAGGATTTGACAGAATGCATGGTGAACTTGTAAATGTTGATACTACCATTTTTACACGCCTTATAAGTGAAGGTGGTGATCGTGAGTTCAATGGAAATGGAGTCATGATGACTATAGAAGATACAGAGGTTAACAAGAGAAATAAAGGTATGACAAAAGAACAAGTAGAAGAAGAGTTCAAAAGAATTTTTAATTTAGAAAAAGTTATTTGGATACCATATGCAACATATGATGATGAAAACATGTTTGATGGACCTATAATAGGACCAGATGGAACAGTAAGTGCATATAGGTCAGCATCAGCAAATGGTCATATAGATGAAATGTGCCGTTTTGTTAGTGAAGATACTATATTACTTGCAGAAATTACAGAAGAAGAAGCAAAGGAAAATAAACTACATGCATTGAACAAAGAAAGACTGGATAAAGCATATGAAGTTCTAAAAAATGCAACTGATATAAATGGAAAACCATTTAAAATCATTAGGATGCCTTTTCCGGAAACAATTTATTTAGAATTAAAACCTGGAGATAAAATGTATGAAGAGTGGCAGATATTTAGAGAGGATATGAATGGTAAATTCTTAGATGGAAGTGAATTCCCAACAGGAAATATAACTGTAATTCCTGCATTAAGTTACTGTAATTTTTTAATAACTAATAATATTGTTATAGCTCAAAAATATTATAGAGAAGGTATGTCACCTAAGATAAAAGAAAAAGATGAAAAGGCTTTAAATATTTTAAAAAGTATATTTAAAGATAGAACTGTAGTAGCGATAGATACTACTGCTCTTAATGTCTATGGTGGTGGAGTACACTGTAATACAAGAAATGTTCCAAGTAGAGATTTAGACAAAATCTAA
- a CDS encoding TetR/AcrR family transcriptional regulator — MSTIENIKSTALKLFASNGYDGTSLENIAKEVGIRKSSIYYHFKSKEDLFFSVFEDTLNLDVYYIEKLKENFSELDVKEKLYSVFKYYYEIYNSESIKNETLFLKRIMLFPPLELKEKLQKRFEDYEKKLNKELILIFEEGFETKTIKKMETKDLLATFYCIIDGLLVEAHYYARQEYITRLDSIWKLFWSAIEV, encoded by the coding sequence ATGTCTACTATTGAAAATATTAAATCAACTGCTTTAAAGTTATTTGCTAGTAATGGATATGATGGAACTTCGTTAGAAAATATTGCAAAGGAAGTTGGCATAAGAAAATCGTCTATATATTATCACTTTAAAAGTAAAGAGGACTTATTTTTTTCTGTATTTGAGGATACTTTAAATTTAGATGTTTACTATATAGAGAAGTTGAAAGAAAATTTTAGTGAACTAGATGTTAAAGAAAAATTATACTCAGTTTTTAAGTATTATTATGAAATATATAATAGTGAGTCAATAAAAAATGAAACTTTATTTTTAAAAAGGATTATGCTATTTCCACCTTTAGAATTAAAAGAGAAGTTACAGAAGAGATTTGAAGACTATGAAAAAAAATTAAACAAGGAATTAATATTAATCTTTGAAGAAGGTTTTGAAACAAAAACTATTAAAAAAATGGAAACTAAAGATTTATTAGCTACTTTTTATTGCATTATAGATGGATTATTAGTAGAAGCACATTATTATGCTAGACAAGAGTATATCACAAGACTAGATTCTATATGGAAATTATTCTGGTCGGCTATTGAAGTATAG